In one window of Gemmatimonadota bacterium DNA:
- the ccoG gene encoding cytochrome c oxidase accessory protein CcoG, giving the protein MIGFTHKRKWIYPQTVTGQWQRLRGWTFGALHLILFVTPWVTINGNPALRIDLPGRRLFAFGGIFTAADTIFLLFLLLFLAFSLFFFTSLFGRLWCGFACPQTVFLDAWVRPVERWIEGDWTKRRKRDEGPWTVDKAWRKAAKWGVFALFSFLISMAFMSYFAGARELWSGTAGRTSYTLVGIFAVGWYFDLAWFREQFCTYLCPYARFQSALTDEETVLVQYDITRGEPRGGLNAKEVGRCIDCNKCVFVCPTGIDIRNGFQLECIACARCIDACDMVMEKQGHESLISFASIAEQRGRKPRALRPRTVVYGGLLTGIAAAGTILMVARAPFDAAVQRAPGTLYTQDADGYVRNTFLLRVTNKQQAAAPIRFHVRVEGLPDAEILVQDLALGSTESQTVPLIIRVKSTPDMARTIPIAVHVSSPTKEVEVAATFKTGGHVAN; this is encoded by the coding sequence ATGATCGGCTTCACCCACAAGCGGAAGTGGATCTATCCCCAGACGGTCACGGGCCAGTGGCAGCGGCTCCGCGGCTGGACCTTCGGGGCGCTGCACCTGATCCTGTTCGTGACCCCCTGGGTCACGATCAACGGCAACCCGGCCCTGCGCATCGACCTGCCGGGCCGGCGGCTGTTCGCGTTCGGCGGGATCTTCACCGCCGCCGACACGATCTTCCTGCTGTTCCTGCTCCTGTTCCTCGCCTTCTCGCTGTTCTTCTTCACCTCGTTGTTCGGCCGGCTGTGGTGCGGGTTCGCCTGCCCGCAGACGGTGTTCCTCGACGCCTGGGTCCGGCCGGTGGAGCGCTGGATCGAGGGCGACTGGACCAAGCGCCGCAAGCGGGACGAAGGGCCGTGGACGGTCGACAAGGCCTGGCGCAAGGCGGCCAAGTGGGGCGTCTTCGCGCTGTTCTCGTTCCTGATCTCCATGGCGTTCATGAGCTACTTCGCCGGGGCCCGGGAACTGTGGAGCGGCACCGCCGGACGCACCTCGTACACCCTGGTGGGCATCTTCGCGGTGGGCTGGTACTTCGACCTGGCCTGGTTCCGGGAGCAGTTCTGCACCTACCTCTGCCCGTACGCCCGCTTCCAGAGCGCGCTCACGGACGAGGAGACGGTGCTGGTCCAGTACGACATCACCCGGGGCGAGCCCCGTGGCGGCCTCAACGCCAAGGAGGTGGGCCGCTGCATTGACTGCAACAAGTGCGTGTTCGTCTGCCCCACGGGGATCGACATCCGCAATGGCTTCCAGCTCGAGTGCATCGCCTGCGCCCGCTGCATCGACGCCTGCGACATGGTGATGGAGAAGCAGGGGCACGAGAGCCTGATCAGCTTCGCCTCGATCGCCGAGCAGCGGGGCCGGAAGCCCCGGGCCCTGCGGCCCCGCACCGTGGTGTATGGTGGGCTGCTGACGGGCATCGCGGCCGCCGGCACCATCCTCATGGTGGCCCGCGCCCCGTTCGACGCCGCGGTGCAGCGGGCGCCGGGCACGCTCTACACCCAGGATGCCGACGGCTACGTCCGCAATACCTTCCTGCTCAGGGTGACCAACAAGCAGCAGGCCGCCGCACCGATCCGGTTCCACGTGCGGGTCGAGGGACTGCCGGATGCCGAGATCCTGGTGCAGGACCTCGCCCTGGGCAGCACCGAGAGCCAGACGGTGCCGCTGATCATCCGGGTCAAGTCGACACCGGACATGGCGCGGACCATCCCGATCGCGGTGCACGTGAGTTCGCCCACCAAGGAGGTGGAGGTCGCCGCCACCTTCAAGACCGGAGGTCACGTTGCCAACTAG
- a CDS encoding CcoQ/FixQ family Cbb3-type cytochrome c oxidase assembly chaperone produces the protein MNPLFREAAESVQLGWLLGTTTVLFLAAFLFWTWWAWTDKHKTRWEAASRLPFNDGGDA, from the coding sequence ATGAACCCGCTCTTCCGGGAAGCGGCCGAGAGCGTCCAGCTCGGGTGGCTCCTGGGCACCACGACGGTGCTGTTCCTCGCGGCCTTCCTGTTCTGGACCTGGTGGGCCTGGACCGACAAGCACAAGACCCGGTGGGAGGCGGCCAGCCGGCTCCCCTTCAATGACGGAGGCGACGCGTGA
- a CDS encoding Hsp20/alpha crystallin family protein, with amino-acid sequence MKLTKMQAGVPTIVRDMDEVFDRLLNGPLPFPAMNLEPLKRAMEGTWMPALDLTETEREFVIRAEVPGVPRENLDVHLEGEILTLTGHREKVVRETNENVLWEERETGKFVRTLRLPRPVDPTKVDAHYTDGILTVRLPKIETAVKNKILIKA; translated from the coding sequence ATGAAACTCACCAAGATGCAGGCAGGCGTGCCGACGATCGTCCGTGACATGGACGAGGTGTTCGACCGGCTGCTGAACGGGCCGCTGCCCTTCCCGGCGATGAACCTGGAGCCCCTGAAGCGGGCCATGGAAGGGACCTGGATGCCGGCGCTCGACCTGACGGAGACCGAACGGGAGTTCGTGATCCGCGCCGAGGTGCCTGGGGTCCCGCGGGAAAACCTGGATGTGCACCTCGAGGGGGAGATCCTGACCCTGACGGGCCACCGGGAGAAGGTCGTCCGCGAGACCAACGAGAACGTGCTGTGGGAGGAGCGGGAGACGGGCAAGTTCGTGCGGACGCTGCGGCTGCCCCGCCCGGTCGACCCGACGAAGGTCGATGCGCACTACACGGACGGGATCCTGACCGTGCGCCTGCCCAAGATCGAAACCGCAGTCAAGAACAAGATCCTGATCAAGGCCTGA
- a CDS encoding cytochrome c, producing MRHALTPTLRLGTLAVAFLLGCSGKSEAPAPAATTSAAPAAPGGLTPFQIEHGIGPVTEVVTLGPVDAALAAAGKATFDSKCSACHKMTDKYVGPPLGDVTTRRSPAYVMNMLLNPEEMYVRHPAARQLLGEYMTQMPNLALTRDQAREVVEYLRTQAPK from the coding sequence ATGCGACACGCGCTCACCCCGACCCTCCGGCTCGGCACGCTGGCGGTGGCCTTCCTGCTTGGCTGCTCCGGGAAATCCGAGGCCCCGGCCCCGGCCGCCACCACGTCGGCGGCCCCGGCCGCGCCCGGCGGCCTGACCCCCTTCCAGATCGAGCACGGCATCGGCCCGGTGACCGAGGTGGTCACCCTCGGACCGGTCGACGCGGCGCTGGCGGCGGCGGGCAAGGCCACCTTCGACAGCAAGTGCTCCGCCTGCCACAAGATGACGGACAAGTACGTGGGTCCCCCGCTGGGGGACGTCACGACGCGCCGCTCGCCGGCCTACGTGATGAACATGCTCCTCAACCCCGAGGAAATGTACGTCAGGCACCCGGCCGCGCGGCAGCTGCTGGGCGAATACATGACCCAGATGCCTAACCTGGCCCTGACCCGGGACCAGGCGCGGGAGGTCGTGGAGTACCTGCGGACGCAGGCCCCGAAGTGA
- a CDS encoding phosphoribosyltransferase: MLILTRAEAGRRLAVGLGALVQDVPVVVALSAGGARVASEVARALEAPLDVIAVCRLEVPGRAHGAFGAVADGAVSLESERLRALDLPPDYTERLVAEASRAAERLARSWRGGAAPVPVAGRTVILTDDGLAEAITVIAAARALRDQGAVRVIFAAPSASRDLVRRLEALPAVPVLLYPVEAPVAAMICDPTFEQTTGGEVGSMVRHSRPGLPAVLGG; encoded by the coding sequence ATGCTGATCCTGACCCGGGCCGAAGCAGGGCGGCGGCTGGCGGTGGGGCTGGGCGCCCTGGTGCAGGATGTCCCCGTGGTGGTGGCGCTCTCGGCGGGTGGCGCGCGGGTGGCAAGTGAAGTCGCTCGTGCGCTGGAGGCGCCGCTGGATGTCATCGCCGTCTGCCGGCTGGAGGTCCCGGGCCGGGCGCATGGCGCGTTCGGCGCGGTGGCTGATGGCGCGGTCTCGCTGGAATCCGAGCGGCTCCGGGCGCTGGACCTCCCTCCCGACTACACCGAACGCCTTGTCGCCGAAGCCTCCCGCGCCGCAGAGCGGCTTGCCCGCTCCTGGCGCGGGGGGGCCGCGCCGGTGCCGGTGGCGGGCCGCACGGTGATCCTGACGGATGACGGCCTCGCCGAGGCCATCACGGTCATCGCCGCAGCGCGGGCGCTCCGCGATCAGGGAGCGGTGCGGGTGATCTTCGCGGCGCCGAGCGCCAGCCGGGACCTGGTCCGTCGCCTCGAGGCGCTGCCCGCTGTTCCGGTGTTGCTCTACCCGGTGGAAGCGCCGGTGGCCGCGATGATCTGCGACCCGACTTTCGAGCAGACCACCGGGGGCGAGGTCGGCTCGATGGTGCGCCACAGCCGGCCCGGGCTCCCTGCGGTCCTCGGCGGCTGA
- a CDS encoding CHAD domain-containing protein, whose protein sequence is MSAPLAPAIADALAQRLDAFRGAAEASGDTGDDEAAHRVRVTARRLHAALLLWRPLLALPAAARPGVLRRVEQRFGARRDLDVLRARVEALRTSERPLADVIATLRARTDDAEERGRLVLRRRSTRRMIAALTEWIATPAWTPLATLSPPHLLPWLIAPTASRVLVHPGWAVAGIPEPDDPGGRPLHRLRRRLKALRYRLECLSGWYGAPIEAWLAELHAMQDALGAWHDEGVMLRMLVHAGLEPALGAVARTRAAAAMAPWPAWRARYLDAGVRSRCWALLGPPSAAV, encoded by the coding sequence GTGTCCGCCCCGCTTGCACCGGCCATCGCCGACGCGCTGGCGCAGCGGCTTGACGCCTTCCGCGGGGCCGCGGAGGCCAGTGGCGACACGGGCGACGACGAGGCCGCGCACCGGGTGCGGGTCACCGCCCGACGGCTGCACGCGGCCCTCCTCCTCTGGCGCCCGCTGCTGGCGCTACCCGCGGCCGCGCGGCCCGGAGTCCTCCGCCGGGTCGAGCAGCGGTTCGGCGCGCGCCGGGACCTCGACGTGCTGCGCGCGCGCGTCGAGGCGCTGCGCACCAGCGAGCGGCCGCTCGCCGACGTGATCGCGACACTCCGGGCGCGTACCGACGACGCCGAGGAGCGGGGCCGGCTGGTCCTGCGGCGGCGCTCCACCCGCCGCATGATCGCGGCGCTCACGGAGTGGATCGCCACGCCGGCATGGACTCCCCTCGCCACCCTCTCCCCACCACACCTCCTCCCCTGGCTGATCGCGCCCACCGCGTCCCGGGTGCTGGTCCACCCGGGGTGGGCCGTGGCGGGCATCCCGGAACCCGACGACCCGGGTGGCCGCCCGCTGCACCGCCTGCGCCGACGGCTCAAGGCGCTCCGGTACCGGCTGGAGTGCCTGTCGGGCTGGTACGGTGCACCGATCGAGGCGTGGCTCGCCGAGCTGCACGCCATGCAGGACGCACTCGGGGCCTGGCACGATGAAGGGGTGATGCTGCGGATGCTGGTCCACGCCGGCCTCGAACCCGCGCTCGGCGCGGTGGCGCGCACCCGGGCCGCCGCCGCGATGGCCCCGTGGCCGGCGTGGCGGGCGCGCTACCTGGATGCCGGCGTGCGCTCCCGCTGCTGGGCGTTGTTGGGCCCGCCGTCAGCGGCGGTCTAG
- a CDS encoding heavy metal translocating P-type ATPase: MSVPTTPKPGNGPDRARGAASDRAAPGACCPHCGAAVEGDTNAYCCRGCEMAAAIIRGAGLERYYQDRTDFAPRPDAALGEDWSRVEVATDPAGRCEARLVVDGLRCASCVWVTEKVLERTPGVEHAMVSYATGRATLRWDPAKVDLPALARRIAALGYRPRPLGGDTAPDRGLLLRMGFAAIVAIATMGLYEGLYAGWWYGSIDPGLATLFRWTSLLLSTPVTFWCAEPFFAGAWSGLRNRVLHMDLPIALGIAITYLHGLVATLLGQDAYLDSLTMLVALLLAGRVLESRSRRRTTDAAAALVGTVPQTARRLTDAATPAPTGARTPGETLEVVPVSALHAGDRIDVGAGEELAADGTVVEGSGQVRLALLTGEAAPVLVGPGDQVVAGTLLVDGAITVRVEAVGGATVVHRMAAELRAAQDRGLAPTSADRIAPWFTVGTLVVAALTLAGWWVARGLGPAIANTVAVLVVACPCALALAHPLAAAAGLASAARRGLLLRSSDALLRLADVTVAGLDKTGTLTAGTITVTEASDATLRVAAGLERYSVHPIARAITAEAARRGIPLPQPRDVRELPGTGISGEIDGRRWSLASAGAGAVRLTAEDGTGAPGPALIRLGDTTRDDARQAVEALRRLGIRSVLLTGDHAAAAKRVGQDAGIPAVQARRDPAAKSAWVRAQQQAGERVLFAGDGLNDGPALAAADVGIAMASGAASTVLVADGIVSTGALGPVVAGIRAGQAARRMVNSSLRQAIIYNVVSVGAAALGLVNPLVAAILMPISSTLVIWNATRVERLVRNGD; the protein is encoded by the coding sequence TTGTCAGTTCCTACAACACCGAAGCCCGGTAACGGGCCGGACCGCGCCCGGGGCGCCGCGAGCGATCGCGCCGCCCCGGGCGCTTGCTGTCCGCACTGCGGTGCCGCCGTCGAGGGCGACACCAACGCCTACTGCTGCCGTGGCTGCGAGATGGCCGCGGCCATCATCCGGGGCGCGGGACTGGAGCGCTACTACCAGGACCGCACCGACTTCGCCCCCCGCCCCGACGCCGCGCTCGGCGAGGACTGGTCCCGGGTCGAGGTGGCCACCGACCCCGCGGGCCGCTGCGAGGCGCGCCTGGTGGTCGACGGCCTCCGCTGCGCCTCCTGCGTCTGGGTCACCGAGAAGGTGCTGGAGCGCACCCCGGGGGTGGAGCACGCCATGGTGAGCTACGCCACGGGCCGCGCCACCCTGCGTTGGGACCCGGCCAAGGTGGACCTCCCCGCGCTGGCGCGCCGCATCGCCGCCCTGGGCTACCGGCCCCGCCCCCTCGGCGGCGACACCGCCCCCGACCGTGGCCTCCTGCTCCGGATGGGATTCGCCGCCATCGTGGCGATTGCCACCATGGGCCTCTACGAGGGGCTCTATGCGGGCTGGTGGTACGGCAGCATCGATCCCGGGCTGGCGACGCTGTTCCGGTGGACCAGCCTGCTGCTGTCCACCCCGGTGACCTTCTGGTGCGCCGAGCCGTTCTTCGCCGGCGCCTGGTCAGGCCTGCGCAACCGAGTCCTGCACATGGACCTGCCGATCGCCCTCGGGATCGCCATCACCTACCTGCACGGCCTGGTGGCGACCCTGCTGGGCCAGGATGCCTACCTCGACTCCCTCACCATGCTGGTGGCGCTGCTGCTCGCCGGACGGGTGCTCGAATCGCGCAGCCGCCGGCGCACCACGGATGCCGCGGCCGCCCTGGTCGGGACCGTGCCCCAGACGGCGCGCCGCCTGACCGACGCGGCGACCCCCGCCCCCACCGGCGCGCGAACCCCCGGCGAGACGCTCGAGGTGGTGCCGGTGTCGGCGCTCCACGCCGGCGACCGGATCGACGTCGGCGCCGGCGAGGAGCTGGCGGCAGACGGGACCGTGGTCGAGGGGTCGGGCCAGGTGCGCCTCGCCCTGCTCACGGGCGAGGCGGCGCCGGTCCTGGTCGGCCCCGGCGACCAGGTCGTGGCCGGCACGCTGCTGGTGGACGGCGCCATCACGGTCCGGGTCGAGGCGGTGGGCGGGGCCACGGTCGTGCATCGCATGGCGGCCGAGCTGCGGGCGGCGCAGGACCGCGGCCTGGCGCCCACCTCCGCCGATCGCATCGCCCCCTGGTTCACCGTCGGCACGCTCGTGGTGGCGGCCCTCACGCTGGCGGGCTGGTGGGTGGCCCGCGGCCTCGGGCCCGCGATCGCCAACACCGTGGCGGTGCTGGTGGTGGCCTGCCCCTGTGCCCTGGCGCTGGCCCACCCCCTCGCCGCCGCCGCCGGCCTGGCCAGCGCCGCCCGGCGCGGCCTGCTGCTGCGCTCCAGCGACGCCCTCCTCCGGCTGGCCGACGTGACCGTCGCGGGCCTGGACAAGACCGGCACCCTCACCGCCGGCACGATCACCGTGACCGAGGCAAGCGACGCGACCCTCCGGGTGGCGGCGGGGCTCGAGCGCTACAGCGTGCACCCGATCGCCCGCGCAATCACCGCGGAGGCCGCACGGCGCGGCATCCCGCTCCCACAGCCCCGCGACGTCCGCGAGCTGCCCGGGACCGGGATCAGCGGGGAGATCGACGGCCGTCGCTGGAGCCTCGCGAGCGCCGGCGCCGGCGCGGTCCGGCTGACGGCGGAGGATGGCACGGGGGCGCCTGGGCCGGCGCTGATCCGGCTCGGAGACACGACCCGCGACGATGCCCGGCAGGCGGTCGAGGCGCTCCGCCGCCTTGGCATCCGGAGCGTGCTGCTCACGGGCGATCATGCCGCCGCCGCCAAGCGCGTGGGGCAGGATGCGGGCATTCCCGCGGTGCAGGCGCGCCGCGACCCCGCCGCCAAGTCGGCGTGGGTGCGGGCGCAGCAGCAGGCCGGCGAGCGGGTGCTCTTTGCCGGGGACGGCCTCAATGACGGCCCCGCCCTTGCCGCCGCCGACGTGGGCATCGCCATGGCCAGCGGCGCCGCGAGCACGGTGCTGGTCGCCGATGGCATTGTCTCCACCGGCGCGCTGGGCCCGGTGGTCGCGGGCATCCGGGCCGGGCAGGCCGCCCGGCGCATGGTGAACTCGAGCCTGCGCCAGGCGATCATCTACAACGTGGTGTCGGTCGGTGCCGCGGCGCTGGGGCTCGTCAACCCGCTGGTGGCCGCCATCCTGATGCCCATCTCGAGCACCCTGGTGATCTGGAACGCCACCCGGGTGGAACGCCTGGTGCGGAACGGAGACTGA
- a CDS encoding Rrf2 family transcriptional regulator, producing the protein MLSQTAEYALRAVLTIAEEPGGQPVGAYRLADALGIPQNYLSKTLHQLARAGILDSTRGKLGGFRLARDPREIPLVEVVGLFDDVTGKRTCLMGRANCTDHNSCAAHRRWKGVSERISEFFRETTVADLVSERRAVRS; encoded by the coding sequence GTGCTGAGCCAGACGGCCGAGTACGCGTTGCGGGCGGTCCTGACGATCGCCGAGGAGCCGGGGGGCCAGCCCGTCGGGGCCTATCGGCTCGCTGATGCGCTCGGGATCCCACAGAACTACCTGTCGAAAACGCTGCACCAGCTCGCCCGGGCCGGCATCCTCGACTCCACGCGCGGCAAGCTCGGCGGGTTCCGGCTCGCCCGGGACCCCCGCGAGATCCCCCTCGTCGAGGTGGTGGGCCTGTTCGATGATGTCACGGGGAAGCGCACGTGCCTGATGGGTAGGGCCAACTGTACCGACCACAACTCCTGCGCGGCGCACCGTCGGTGGAAGGGCGTGTCGGAGCGGATCTCGGAGTTCTTCCGCGAAACCACCGTCGCGGACCTGGTCAGCGAGCGGCGCGCGGTGCGCTCCTAG
- a CDS encoding cytochrome c: MPATRLLPLLLAALSAVAPLAGQDPSMPPMAPPSQVTDSAVARGRELFHGSANCVACHGLEGVGTDSGPALAQGVWLHGSDSFEGILNRVIHGLPKAWTTRGVTMPMRGWAELTDLQARDVAAYVWRLSHAWAAPAAPRPPS; the protein is encoded by the coding sequence ATGCCCGCCACGCGCCTCCTGCCCCTGCTGCTCGCTGCGCTCAGCGCCGTCGCGCCACTCGCCGGCCAGGACCCCAGCATGCCGCCGATGGCCCCGCCCAGCCAGGTGACCGATTCCGCCGTGGCGCGCGGGCGCGAGCTCTTCCACGGCTCGGCGAACTGCGTGGCCTGCCACGGCCTTGAAGGCGTGGGGACCGACAGCGGCCCTGCCCTCGCCCAGGGCGTCTGGCTGCACGGCTCCGACAGCTTCGAGGGGATCCTCAACCGCGTGATTCACGGCCTGCCCAAGGCGTGGACCACCCGCGGGGTCACCATGCCGATGCGGGGGTGGGCGGAGCTCACGGACCTGCAGGCCAGGGACGTGGCCGCTTACGTGTGGCGCCTGAGCCACGCGTGGGCCGCGCCCGCGGCGCCGCGCCCGCCTTCATGA
- a CDS encoding c-type cytochrome: MSKQELNQVLGHADEADGIEEYDNPLPNWWLGLFYFTIVWAIVYGIHYHFVAHRSEVAALAAEMEDAKQRWPQQAAAAAAVTVDLSEANVEAGEGIYTANCVACHGADMKGGIGPNLLDTTWIHGGTPENIQHTITVGVPDKGMLTWGPILGPEKVAQVTAYLVHKNREATGTTGGDADTKPDSAGQS; the protein is encoded by the coding sequence GTGAGCAAGCAGGAACTGAACCAGGTGCTGGGGCACGCCGACGAGGCCGATGGCATCGAGGAATACGACAACCCCCTGCCGAACTGGTGGCTGGGCCTGTTCTACTTCACGATCGTCTGGGCGATCGTCTACGGCATCCACTATCACTTCGTGGCGCACCGCTCCGAGGTGGCCGCCCTCGCGGCCGAAATGGAGGACGCCAAGCAGCGCTGGCCCCAGCAGGCGGCGGCCGCCGCCGCCGTCACCGTGGACCTGTCCGAGGCGAACGTGGAGGCGGGTGAGGGCATCTACACCGCCAATTGCGTCGCCTGCCATGGGGCGGACATGAAGGGCGGGATCGGGCCCAACCTGCTCGACACGACCTGGATCCACGGCGGGACCCCGGAGAACATCCAGCACACCATCACCGTGGGCGTGCCGGACAAGGGCATGCTGACCTGGGGCCCGATCCTCGGCCCCGAAAAGGTGGCCCAGGTGACCGCGTACCTGGTGCACAAGAACCGGGAAGCCACCGGGACCACGGGCGGGGACGCCGACACCAAGCCCGACAGCGCGGGCCAGTCGTAA
- a CDS encoding DUF302 domain-containing protein — translation MTFRIAEGQATAPAPASPRAFRVKLPVEQAQAVARLTHALAAEGFGIVTRADLQATFREKLGLTYRPYLILGVCNPSLAHRALEADPEAGLHLPCPVTVEADPAGGTVVRIADPAAIAGDGALATVAAEARELLGRVADHLRAHARTIAF, via the coding sequence ATGACATTCCGTATCGCTGAGGGGCAGGCCACAGCGCCCGCCCCGGCGTCACCCCGGGCCTTCCGGGTCAAGCTGCCCGTGGAGCAGGCACAGGCCGTGGCCAGGCTGACCCATGCGCTCGCCGCCGAGGGGTTCGGGATCGTCACCCGCGCGGACCTGCAGGCGACGTTTCGTGAGAAGCTGGGCCTGACCTATCGGCCGTACCTGATCCTCGGCGTCTGCAACCCGTCCCTCGCACACCGTGCCCTCGAGGCGGACCCTGAGGCCGGGCTGCACCTGCCCTGCCCGGTCACGGTCGAGGCGGACCCGGCCGGTGGGACCGTCGTGCGGATCGCGGACCCCGCGGCCATCGCCGGCGATGGAGCCCTCGCCACCGTGGCGGCCGAGGCGCGAGAGCTGCTGGGCCGGGTGGCAGATCACCTCCGCGCCCACGCCCGGACGATCGCGTTCTAG
- the ccoS gene encoding cbb3-type cytochrome oxidase assembly protein CcoS, which yields MRAYYLLLPLALLVGAIFLGLLLKAMKDGQFDDLDDPPQRILHDQD from the coding sequence ATGCGCGCCTATTACCTCCTCCTGCCGCTGGCCCTGCTGGTGGGGGCCATCTTCCTCGGGCTGCTGCTCAAGGCCATGAAGGACGGCCAGTTCGACGACCTGGACGACCCGCCCCAGCGCATCCTGCACGACCAGGACTGA